One window of the Eucalyptus grandis isolate ANBG69807.140 chromosome 6, ASM1654582v1, whole genome shotgun sequence genome contains the following:
- the LOC104451510 gene encoding uncharacterized protein LOC104451510, with translation MVGSSLSGQGDPLSLDVVLKLNNVSNSTDVTSLFTGILEGLSPPDDKNYFDAISLLMFPRRNYKYNLVFGELSNGKSNIPLGIAPKSGSFCSAFRQLGRALYLKYAPDCSPVKICTPISGPLGYLPPIMSLDGISCSEGERKMRVLLRFSNDSNFWYHGKFNPNSMLVGEAMWDENKNRLQIKACQINVAGSFSTARVEDCSVRIELVFPGVWSIEKRDGILGHIWSEKSEKDLGFFPDIMFRGTRSSFRKFPDLKYKYTETERVRKLCPGKNDLKSGREKYPNWYSRDMRFYMLSLNLKQQFPVQHLISYGFTGLQHVRRKNKNAIYNQSWSSNDLVEISAEGVYNAETGDLCMVGCKSVVLTGEKQIDKSPDCEILIRLQFPPLSKKKQDHIVGTIESTRNPSDPLHFERQSVTSDSPYMEEVRRSIRGMDLELFLVLASSTFLCIFIGLQILHVKKHPEVVPFVSIAMLVILTLGHVFPLVLNFEALFLDERNRRHSSLGSGQWLETNEVVVRVAMMIAFLMQFHLLQRTWVARKKDGVGAGLWFQEKKALIVSLLLYGIGALVAIIFSWRSRSDDRAIDTASSTTDDRGFSILGGLKCYVGLILDGFLLPQILLNVFRNSSERALSSSFYLGTTLVRLLPHGYDLYRARTYSPQFHGSYLYGTPDRDFYSTAWDVITPLGGLVFAAIVFLQQRFYGACIMPKRSRNSVAYQMVTAMVDDVPL, from the exons ATGGTTGGTTCCTCTCTTTCGGGTCAAGGTGACCCTCTCAGTCTTGATGTTGTGCTTAAGCTCAATAATGTAAGTAATTCTACTGATGTCACTAGCTTATTTACTGGCATTTTGGAGGGTTTGAGTCCTCCAGACGACAAGAATTATTTCGATGCCATATCGTTATTGATGTTTCCTAGGAGAAATTACAAGTACAATTTGGTTTTTGGGGAACTCAGTAACGGGAAGAGCAATATTCCACTGGGTATAGCACCCAAAAGTGGAAGCTTCTGTTCGGCTTTCCGGCAACTAGGCAGAGCACTCTATCTTAAATATGCACCTGATTGTAGTCCTGTCAAAATTTGCACACCCATCTCGGGCCCTTTAGGATATTTGCCCCCTATCATGTCCCTTGATGGAATCAGTTGTTCTGAAGGTGAACGGAAGATGCGGGTGTTGCTGCGATTTTCCAATGATAGCAACTTTTGGTACCATGGAAAGTTTAATCCAAACTCAATGTTGGTTGGAGAGGCAATGTGGGACGAGAATAAGAACCGACTGCAGATTAAAGCTTGTCAAATCAACGTGGCAGGATCTTTCTCAACTGCTCGCGTTGAGGATTGTTCAGTCCGCATTGAGCTGGTGTTCCCAGGAGTGTGGTCAATCGAGAAAAGAGATGGCATTTTAGGTCACATATGGAGCGAGAAGAGCGAGAAGGATTTGGGTTTTTTCCCAGACATCATGTTCCGAGGCACTAGAAGCAGTTTTCGGAAGTTTCCGGACTTGAAGTATAAGTATACTGAAACCGAGAGAGTAAGAAAGCTGTGCCCAGGAAAGAATGATCTGAAAAGTGGGAGagaaaaatatccaaattgGTACTCTCGAGATATGAGGTTCTACATGTTG TCACTTAACCTCAAGCAGCAATTCCCGGTTCAACATCTCATATCATATGGCTTCACAGGACTGCAACATGTGAGGCGCAAGAACAAAAATGCCATTTATAATCAATCTTGGAGTTCAAATGATCTAGTAGAGATTTCTGCAGAAGGGGTTTACAATGCCGAAACTGGTGACCTATGTATGGTGGGATGTAAAAGTGTCGTCTTGACTGGGGAGAAGCAAATTGACAAATCTCCGGACTGTGAAATCCTAATCAGACTGCAGTTTCCTCCCTTatcaaagaaaaagcaagatcaCATCGTGGGAACCATCGAGAGCACAAGGAACCCATCCGATCCTCTTCATTTTGAGAGGCAGAGCGTAACTTCTGATTCTCCTTATATGGAGGAAGTGAGACGGTCTATTCGGGGGATGGACCTCGAGCTCTTTCTTGTCCTTGCTTCCAGTACATTCTTATGTATCTTCATCGGCCTACAAATCCTTCACGTGAAGAAGCACCCCGAGGTGGTTCCCTTCGTCTCTATCGCCATGCTCGTGATTCTCACTCTAGGCCATGTGTTCCCTCTTGTGCTCAATTTTGAAGCCTTGTTCCTGGACGAACGGAACAGGCGGCACAGTTCTCTCGGAAGTGGTCAATGGCTCGAAACAAACGAGGTGGTGGTGAGGGTAGCCATGATGATAGCTTTCTTGATGCAGTTCCATCTTCTCCAGCGGACTTGGGTCGCAAGAAAGAAGGATGGGGTCGGGGCCGGCTTGTGGTTCCAAGAAAAGAAGGCTCTGATCGTCTCTTTGCTGTTATATGGCATCGGAGCACTGGTGGCTATCATCTTTAGCTGGAGAAGCCGTTCTGATGACAGGGCCATTGATACTGCAAGTTCTACAACTGATGACCGGGGCTTCTCCATTTTGGGAGGCTTGAAATGTTATGTAGGACTTATCTTGGATGGTTTTCTCTTGCCTCAGATTCTGCTCAATGTTTTCAGGAACTCATCTGAGAGGGCCCTCTCGAGTTCTTTCTACCTCGGAACAACCTTGGTTCGGCTGCTGCCGCACGGGTACGATCTCTACAGGGCCCGAACCTACTCGCCACAATTCCACGGGTCGTACCTTTATGGAACTCCAGATAGAGACTTCTATTCGACTGCATGGGATGTGATCACTCCTTTAGGAGGACTCGTTTTTGCAGCGATCGTCTTCCTACAGCAGCGGTTCTACGGGGCTTGTATCATGCCCAAGAGGTCTCGGAATTCCGTAGCTTATCAGATGGTAACAGCCATGGTCGATGATGTGCCGTTATGA
- the LOC104448435 gene encoding terminal nucleotidyltransferase 4B, which translates to MEEDIAPQGYLYETLTPLSLSSGAAASAAADSEPSTPVDREPYSVFRSEISLWPLPSDPSDAAAPDYFSLDVGDEPEPEPEPLEASAAPASAAAAAEVAEPKTPARETGARLESGWFRGNSRFESPMLQLHKGSPLRFCVKRVYVLAIKKLVMLDSGFCDFLSPTPEEQASRNEAIKSVFGVIKYIWPSCNVEVFGSFRTGLYLPTSDIDVVILDSGIRTPQLGLQALSRALSQKGIAKNMQVIGKARVPIVKFVEKKSGVAFDISFDVDNGPKAAEFIKDAISKWPPLRPLCLILKVFLQQRELNEVYSGGIGSYALLTMLMAMLRSINEREAFREHNLGVLLVQFFDFYGRKLNTSDVGVSCRGAGIFYLKRDKGFLNQGRPSLISIEDPQTPENDIGKNSFNYFQIRSAFAMAFTTLTNTKAIMGLGPNRSILGLLIRPDPVLVDRKGGSRGDVTFSSLLPGAGESLQLNLVDPPEMFCNWQLDDEEEPLPRGSGVSASGSEPSKKRKSVPKGKSSKKKVKEGGGVEMPGREENGTKKEKSAKKKYLRHEESGTKKEKSAKKKYFRHGQYKANGYSHHQGSDSNWNR; encoded by the exons ATGGAGGAGGACATCGCGCCTCAGGGCTACCTCTACGAGACCCTCACCCCGCTCTCTCTGTCCTCCGGCGCCGCCGCCTCGGCCGCCGCCGACAGCGAGCCCTCGACGCCCGTTGACCGCGAGCCTTACTCTGTGTTCAGGAGCGAGATCTCCCTCTGGCCGCTCCCCTCCGATCCCTCCGATGCCGCCGCGCCGGATTACTTCTCCCTCGACGTCGGCGacgagcccgagcccgagcccgagccgCTCGAGGCTTCGGCTGCCCCCGCCtctgctgcggcggcggcggaagtgGCCGAACCGAAGACGCCGGCTAGGGAGACGGGGGCGAGGCTCGAGAGCGGGTGGTTCCGGGGGAACAGCAGGTTCGAGAGCCCCATGCTTCAATTACACAAAGGTAGTCCT TTGCGTTTCTGTGTTAAGCGTGTTTATGTTTTGGCTATAAAAAAACTTGTCATGCT AGATAGTGGATTTTGTGACTTTCTATCACCAACTCCGGAAGAACAAGCCTCGAGGAATGAAGCTATTAAATCTGTCTTTGGTGTCATTAAATACATATGGCCTAGTTGCAAT GTAGAGGTTTTCGGGTCTTTCCGAACTGGACTTTATCTTCCAACCAGTGATATTGAT GTTGTGATCCTAGATTCAGGTATCAGAACTCCACAATTAGGATTACAGGCCCTATCGAGGGCATTGTCGCAAAAGGGTATCGCAAAAAATATGCAG GTGATAGGAAAAGCACGTGTCCCGATTGTTAAATTTGTGGAGAAGAAAAGTGGTGTTGCATTTGATATAAG TTTTGATGTGGACAATGGACCCAAAGCTGCAGAGTTCATTAAG GATGCTATATCTAAGTGGCCTCCATTGCGACCTCTATGTCTCATCTTGAAAGTATTTTTGCAGCAGAGAGAACTGAATGAG GTTTATTCCGGGGGTATAGGATCTTATGCCCTCCTCACCATGCTGATGGCAATGTTGCGG AGTATTAATGAGCGTGAAGCTTTTCGGGAACATAATTTGGGAGTGCTATTG GTGCAATTCTTTGATTTCTATGGACGGAAGCTAAACACGTCGGATGTTGGTGTATCTTGCAGAGGGGCaggaatattttatttgaagagGGACAAAGG GTTTTTGAACCAAGGTCGGCCATCCTTAATCTCCATTGAGGATCCACAG ACTCCAGAAAATGACATTGGAAAGAACTCTTTCAATTATTTCCAG ATTAGATCTGCTTTTGCAATGGCCTTCACTACTTTGACGAATACCAAAGCCATCATGGGCCTTGGGCCCAACCGGAGCATTCTTGGTCTGTTAATCAGACCGGACCCTGTACTGGTTGATCGCAAAGGTGGTTCTAGAGGAGATGTCACTTTTAGTAGCTTGCTTCCTGGGGCAGGGGAATCATTACAACTGAACCTTGTAGATCCGCCAGAGATGTTTTGCAACTGGCAGTTAGATGATGAGGAAGAGCCACTGCCACGGGGAAGTGGAGTGTCTGCATCTGGTAGCGAACCTTCCAAGAAGAGAAAATCTGTTCCCAAGGGGAAGTCCAGTAAGAAGAAGGTTAAAGAAGGCGGAGGAGTGGAGATGCCAGGGCGTGAAGAGAATGGCACTAAGAAAGAAAAGAGTGCCAAGAAGAAATATCTTAGGCACGAAGAGAGTGGCACTAAGAAAGAGAAGAGTGCTAAGAAGAAATATTTTAGGCATGGTCAGTATAAGGCCAATGGTTACAGCCATCATCAAGGCAGTGATTCTAATTGGAACAGATAA